One segment of Solanum lycopersicum chromosome 1, SLM_r2.1 DNA contains the following:
- the LOC138342226 gene encoding uncharacterized protein translates to MPRSVRDRLRDQFSRLEQGSMTVSEYEARFHELSRHATMILPTEGERVHCFVRGLRYRLRVDTEHMVSAGRSFLDMVDHARSMEHIHREAQGGSDKRARYQGSYSESQTRGRDSYDRPRQRFQQGQTSRPVQAALPVSEGGQYQQSGPSTGQNSRGSDSFPPCRGRVTTGRSTSGCYDCGALDHWSRECPRRGRGVIVPAPPTSKPVSAVSSSARGGGQIQDCRESRQVTRGGARGGRSGGRPGALGRGAQGHFYAAPTRAAAEASDDVISGTLFLCHQPATVLFDPGSTFSYVSIYFAP, encoded by the coding sequence ATGCCACGGAGCGTCAGAGACAGGCTTCGTGATCAGTTCTCTAGATTGGAGCAGGGATCTATGACCGTTTCAGAGTATGAGGCGAGGTTCCATGAGTTGTCTCGCCATGCTACTATGATCCTGCCCACAGAGGGAGAGAGAGTTCATTGTTTTGTACGTGGGTTGCGATACCGTTTGAGGGTTGACACAGAGCATATGGTTTCAGCTGGCCGTTCTtttcttgatatggttgatcATGCCCGATCCATGGAGCATATTCACCGTGAGGCCCAAGGGGGCAGCGATAAGAGGGCACGCTACCAGGGCAGCTATAGCGAGTCGCAGACTAGGGGGAGGGACTCATATGATAGGCCACGTCAGAGGTTCCAGCAGGGTCAGACCAGTCGGCCTGTTCAGGCGGCATTACCTGTTTCTGAGGGAGGTCAATATCAGCAGAGTGGTCCTAGTACAGGCCAGAATTCGAGGGGATCAGATTCTTTTCCTCCATGCCGCGGTCGGGTTACTACAGGGCGTTCAACTTCGGGGTGTTATGATTGTGGTGCTCTTGACCATTGGTCTAGAGAATGCCCCCGGCGAGGTCGGGGGGTGATTGTACCAGCTCCACCTACTTCTAAACCAGTTTCAGCCGTGTCTTCTTCGGCTAGAGGAGGTGGTCAGATTCAGGACTGTCGAGAGAGTCGACAGGTTACCAGGGGTGGAGCTCGGGGAGGCAGGTCAGGTGGTAGACCGGGTGCACTAGGTAGAGGTGCTCAGGGCCATTTCTACGCTGCCCCGACAAGGGCGGCGGCTGAGGCATCTGATGATGTCATCTCAGGTACGCTCTTCTTGTGCCATCAGCCTGCTAcagtattatttgatccagggTCCACATTCTcgtatgtatctatttattttgcTCCCTGA